A genomic window from Bdellovibrio sp. SKB1291214 includes:
- a CDS encoding CsbD family protein: MNKDTIQGKWNEIKGELRKTWGNITDDEFEKTKGDAQAIAGIVQQRYGLAKEDASEKVSTLMSRYAEATKETLRQGRDEAERKRNH, translated from the coding sequence ATGAATAAAGATACAATCCAAGGAAAATGGAACGAGATCAAAGGTGAGCTTCGTAAAACATGGGGCAATATCACTGACGACGAATTCGAAAAAACTAAAGGCGATGCTCAAGCTATCGCAGGGATCGTTCAACAACGCTACGGATTGGCGAAGGAAGACGCATCTGAAAAAGTATCTACTTTGATGAGCAGATACGCAGAAGCGACTAAAGAAACTCTTCGTCAAGGACGCGACGAAGCTGAACGTAAAAGAAATCACTAA
- a CDS encoding glycine zipper domain-containing protein, protein MASTTNQMVNSGKNSLDKAKDMINDSGFNDAEQMIEKVRAGFETAQDSAKEYADKAVKLAKKNPWYVAAGAAGLGLLVGSLLARRRKH, encoded by the coding sequence ATGGCATCAACTACAAATCAAATGGTAAATTCAGGAAAAAACTCATTGGATAAAGCCAAAGATATGATTAATGATAGCGGCTTTAATGACGCTGAACAAATGATCGAAAAAGTGAGAGCAGGTTTTGAAACAGCTCAAGATTCAGCGAAGGAATACGCTGATAAAGCTGTAAAACTTGCTAAGAAAAATCCATGGTATGTTGCCGCTGGCGCAGCAGGCTTGGGTCTTTTGGTGGGCAGCCTTTTGGCTCGCAGACGCAAACACTAA
- a CDS encoding Hpt domain-containing protein: MSDDDFKVSVDDQVRYLLRRIGELSGIENSGVVDFELAKKLGHQIKGNADTFEFPNLTATAKELENKAVSQDGDGVKTVTRALLNSMREHLKKLAP, translated from the coding sequence GTGAGTGATGATGATTTCAAAGTATCTGTCGATGACCAAGTTCGCTACTTACTTCGCCGTATTGGTGAATTGTCCGGCATTGAAAATTCGGGCGTTGTCGATTTTGAGTTAGCAAAAAAACTAGGACATCAGATTAAAGGTAATGCCGATACTTTCGAATTTCCAAATCTAACTGCCACTGCCAAAGAATTGGAAAACAAAGCCGTATCTCAAGACGGGGATGGTGTGAAAACTGTGACTCGTGCGCTTTTGAATTCGATGCGCGAGCATTTAAAAAAACTCGCACCTTAA
- a CDS encoding sigma-54-dependent transcriptional regulator — MNSPKHILLIEDDLDLAELAVAYFRQKDIQVHHCTEPLEALNKIKSGKVAPDAIITDLNLPQMSGVDFIRQMRNEGLMVPIILVTVSNDVDTAVSAIEAGAYDFVVKPIHFPQLLISAQRAFKFNYLNRENKNLREAIDQSKGLSPSGIIGKSEGIRKIIELAKRVAKSSATVSITGESGTGKEVFARAIHNWSPRADKPFVAINCSAIPENLLESELFGHAKGSFTGAHDKKIGLFEEADGGTLFLDEIGDLNLSLQAKLLRVLQEKEIKRVGENQSRSIDVRVVTATHKDLRAEVQAKRFREDLFFRLNVIPITIPPLRERREDILPLAEFFLKKFTELNGTEITGFKKSAKEFLLTQNWRGNVRELENAVERAVVLSSGPEIDVSAFLLFEEAPIANDMESEDRKNAFVFRYGDQVAPLMELEKKYIQFVYEKCDRVKDLTAKTLGIDRKTLYRKLQDDVGAELAH, encoded by the coding sequence ATGAATTCTCCAAAACACATTTTATTAATTGAAGACGACTTAGATCTTGCAGAGTTAGCGGTCGCATATTTCAGACAAAAAGATATTCAGGTGCATCATTGCACAGAGCCACTTGAAGCACTTAATAAGATTAAATCTGGTAAAGTAGCTCCTGATGCAATCATCACGGATTTGAATTTGCCACAGATGTCAGGTGTCGATTTCATTCGTCAAATGCGAAACGAAGGCCTGATGGTTCCAATCATCTTGGTGACGGTTTCTAATGATGTTGATACAGCGGTATCTGCGATTGAAGCCGGCGCTTATGACTTCGTGGTTAAGCCTATTCACTTTCCACAACTGTTGATTTCAGCGCAACGCGCTTTCAAATTTAATTATTTGAATCGCGAAAATAAAAATCTGCGTGAAGCAATTGATCAATCCAAAGGTTTAAGCCCTAGTGGTATCATCGGGAAAAGTGAAGGGATTCGCAAAATCATTGAACTTGCAAAACGCGTAGCAAAAAGTTCGGCAACGGTTTCCATCACTGGGGAATCGGGGACAGGAAAAGAAGTTTTCGCCCGTGCAATCCATAATTGGAGTCCACGTGCCGATAAGCCTTTCGTGGCGATCAACTGCTCGGCGATTCCAGAAAATCTGCTTGAATCGGAATTATTCGGTCACGCCAAAGGCTCCTTTACAGGTGCCCATGATAAAAAAATCGGTTTGTTCGAAGAGGCTGACGGCGGAACATTGTTCCTGGATGAAATCGGTGATTTAAACCTATCACTTCAAGCGAAACTTTTACGTGTGCTTCAAGAAAAAGAAATCAAACGCGTTGGTGAAAACCAATCACGATCCATTGATGTGCGTGTGGTAACGGCAACTCATAAAGATTTGCGCGCTGAAGTTCAGGCCAAGCGTTTCCGCGAGGACTTGTTTTTCCGTCTCAATGTTATCCCAATCACGATCCCGCCACTGCGCGAACGTCGCGAAGACATTTTGCCTTTAGCTGAATTCTTCTTAAAGAAATTCACGGAACTAAACGGGACTGAGATCACCGGCTTCAAAAAATCCGCCAAAGAGTTCCTATTGACTCAAAACTGGCGCGGCAATGTTCGAGAGCTTGAAAACGCGGTCGAGCGTGCTGTCGTTTTAAGTTCAGGACCGGAAATCGATGTATCGGCGTTCCTGTTATTTGAAGAAGCTCCCATTGCTAATGACATGGAATCTGAGGATCGCAAAAACGCTTTCGTTTTCCGTTACGGCGATCAAGTAGCTCCGTTGATGGAACTTGAAAAGAAGTACATTCAATTCGTTTACGAAAAATGCGACAGAGTCAAAGATCTGACAGCCAAAACCCTCGGCATCGATCGCAAAACCCTGTACCGCAAGCTGCAGGATGATGTTGGCGCGGAACTCGCTCACTAG
- the ahcY gene encoding adenosylhomocysteinase: protein MATTTTNGKAMKKNNAKAAIAANTKAATTSKNNRDFMVCKEAMENPEVFAKLAKWGREEISIAETEMPGLMALRKEFGKQKPLKGAKIAGCLHMTIQTAVLIETLVELGAEIRWSSCNIFSTQDHAAVAIAAAGIPVFAWKGLTETEFNWCIEQTITGWGKDGYNMILDDGGDLTNMMHEPRFAKEMKKIIGISEETTTGVHNLEVMLKAGKLKVPAININDSVTKSKFDNLYGCRESLADGIKRATDVMIAGKVCVVAGYGDVGKGSAHSMRGLGARVLVTEIDPICALQAAMEGFEVVTMEEAAPIGDIFVTATGCCDIITEKHFTKMKNNAIVCNIGHFDIEIDMAWMNKNSKIREVKPQVDIHTLKNGNQIIILAKGRLVNLGCATGHPSFVMSNSFTNQVLAQMELYNNRDKYQEIAVYRLPKHLDEKVAALHLGKLGVKLTKLSQKQAKYLHMNPSGPFKPDHYRY, encoded by the coding sequence ATGGCGACTACAACTACGAATGGAAAAGCGATGAAAAAAAACAACGCGAAAGCTGCAATAGCAGCGAATACTAAAGCGGCAACGACTTCTAAAAACAACCGTGACTTCATGGTTTGCAAAGAGGCTATGGAAAACCCAGAGGTTTTCGCGAAGCTTGCTAAATGGGGTCGTGAAGAGATCTCTATTGCTGAAACTGAAATGCCAGGTTTGATGGCTCTTCGTAAAGAGTTCGGCAAACAAAAACCTCTTAAAGGTGCAAAAATCGCTGGTTGCCTTCACATGACAATCCAAACTGCAGTGTTGATCGAAACACTTGTAGAGCTTGGTGCTGAAATCCGTTGGTCTTCTTGCAACATCTTCTCAACTCAAGATCACGCTGCTGTAGCTATCGCTGCCGCGGGTATTCCGGTATTTGCGTGGAAAGGTTTGACTGAGACTGAGTTTAACTGGTGTATCGAACAAACTATCACTGGTTGGGGCAAAGACGGCTACAACATGATCTTGGATGATGGTGGTGATCTGACAAACATGATGCACGAGCCACGTTTCGCTAAAGAGATGAAGAAAATCATCGGTATCTCTGAAGAGACAACAACGGGTGTCCACAATCTGGAAGTCATGTTGAAAGCAGGAAAATTGAAAGTTCCAGCAATCAACATCAACGACTCTGTAACTAAATCCAAATTCGACAACTTGTACGGCTGCCGTGAGTCGCTTGCTGATGGTATCAAACGTGCGACAGACGTGATGATCGCTGGTAAAGTGTGTGTTGTGGCTGGTTACGGTGACGTAGGTAAAGGTTCTGCGCACTCAATGCGTGGTTTGGGTGCTCGCGTTCTAGTGACTGAAATCGATCCTATCTGTGCATTGCAAGCAGCGATGGAAGGTTTCGAAGTTGTGACTATGGAAGAGGCAGCTCCGATCGGCGATATCTTTGTAACAGCAACTGGCTGCTGCGATATCATCACTGAAAAACACTTCACTAAAATGAAAAACAACGCGATCGTTTGTAACATTGGTCACTTCGACATCGAAATCGATATGGCTTGGATGAACAAAAATTCAAAAATCCGCGAAGTTAAACCTCAAGTGGACATCCACACTTTGAAAAATGGCAACCAAATCATCATCCTTGCAAAAGGTCGTTTGGTGAACTTGGGTTGTGCTACTGGCCACCCAAGCTTCGTCATGTCAAACTCGTTCACAAATCAAGTGTTGGCTCAAATGGAACTTTACAACAACCGCGACAAGTACCAAGAGATCGCTGTTTACCGTTTGCCGAAGCACTTGGATGAGAAAGTGGCGGCGCTTCACTTGGGTAAATTGGGTGTGAAATTGACTAAGCTTTCTCAAAAACAAGCGAAGTACTTGCACATGAACCCATCTGGTCCATTCAAACCAGATCACTACCGTTACTAA